In Spirosoma sp. KUDC1026, the sequence CAGTTCGTCGGCCAGGTTATAGATCCGCGGATCAACCCCGGCAATGTGAACCCGGACCAGGTTGCACCCCAGTTCTTTCATCGACCGCATGTGCTGCTGTATCTCTTCGAACGTAGCCGTTCCGGGCTGGTACAGGATGCCATCGAGGTAAACCGGTTCATTGTTCAGGTAGATATGACGTCCGCGGGATTCAATTTTACGCAGGCCGAAATGGGTTTCAATCTGTGCCGCGTAACCCGTATTGTCGATAAGCTGCGCGACGAGTTTGTAGCGTACGGGTGTTTCGGGAGACCATAGCTGCGCGTCTTCAAGATCCAGAACAAGCCGCTGCTGTTTCTGCCCGGCGTCCAGTCGGATCGGATAGTCAGACGTCGCCATTGGAACCGGATCGCCCATTGCAAAAGCCTGAAGGCGAATGATATAGTCGCCCGGATCATGGATACGCGTAGTTAGTGTAAAGCGAACCAGCTGGTCCTCCACAATGCTCACAACACCCACTCTGGACCGGAGCCGGTTCCGTTCCACCGTTTCGATCCAGATACTCCGGACGGCGCCCGTGTAGGTCTGATACCAGATACCACCCCGCTTGAATACGTGCGATTCCTGCTTTCCCCGGGGAATTTCGGCATCCATCGTATCGGCAATCCGTACCGTGAGCCGGTTTGTTTCCCGGAGCCATTCGTCGGGCAGCTCGTACGAGAAGGACGTATATTCTCCGAGGTGAACGTCCTCATTTTCGATGGTGTGCAACAGATGTCCGTTGAGCCAGACGCGCGTTTCATACCCGCAGGCCCCGAACGTAAGCTGAATCAGGGACTGCGCCTGTGAGCCGCTGCGGGCGGGAAGGGTGAATTCACGTTCGTACCAGGCTACCACTTTATCCTGCCAGCCCGCTGGCGTCAACTGGCCCCGGGCCTGGGCCATGTGGTCCTCGATGGAACCTGG encodes:
- a CDS encoding glycoside hydrolase family 2 protein: MEPKQPNTGLSASRPETDGLAEPVNQLPRAVLRPNNYLLLDGEWQFSLDPDDLGLTDRWFVGHTFDGTVHWPGSIEDHMAQARGQLTPAGWQDKVVAWYEREFTLPARSGSQAQSLIQLTFGACGYETRVWLNGHLLHTIENEDVHLGEYTSFSYELPDEWLRETNRLTVRIADTMDAEIPRGKQESHVFKRGGIWYQTYTGAVRSIWIETVERNRLRSRVGVVSIVEDQLVRFTLTTRIHDPGDYIIRLQAFAMGDPVPMATSDYPIRLDAGQKQQRLVLDLEDAQLWSPETPVRYKLVAQLIDNTGYAAQIETHFGLRKIESRGRHIYLNNEPVYLDGILYQPGTATFEEIQQHMRSMKELGCNLVRVHIAGVDPRIYNLADELGLLLWVEVPSPHVSTALSRTNHQAELQRMVALIGTHPSVVIWSLYNEDWGAEDIATNPETRRYIVDTYHYMQLAYPQFLVVDNDGWHHISYEGRLKSDLLTAHLYTPDLNRWRELLERLVAGELLGVAAFPLVVGDPFFYRGQLPLIVSEWGGFGFVNYGGPDEAGDRADRIRLFKEELRKHPIAGDIYTQATNIEDERNGLIDPHTGELDVPAGLLNSRSAHPILLK